The genome window CCGCCCTGGTATTATTGATCCCCTTGTCAGATAGCTCTGTCCACAGTTCATCATCACTGAGGATCTCTTTGATCTTTGCACCAACCTCATCAGGATTTGAAATATCGACAAGGACACCGCTCTCACAGTTATTAACGATATCTACAGGGCCGCCCTGATTGGTAGCGACAAAGGGCAGGCCTGCGGCCGAAGCCTCTACAAAGGTCAATCCGAATGTTTCGAGGTAGGATGCGCTGACAAATACCCCTTTTTTTAGGGCCGCTATACGATAGAGTTCGGGCACTTCTGTTGATGGGTCGTGATTTTTAGGAATAGCCAGCTTTCCATATAAATCATACTTGTCCATCTGCAGGAGTATGTCGGTGAGGACTTGTTGCTCCGCTTCTGGCATGTCGTTTATATCTCCGCGGATACCAGCAAATATTGCCAGGTTGGCCATGGATTGCAGTTCCTTATCCCGACCATAGATATCAATTAGAACATCTATATTCTTTCGGGCATCGGGGCGGCAGAGTGAGAGTATCAAAGGCTTATCAGAATTAAAATGAAAGCGTTTCATTTCATTGGAGATTCGATGCTGGGCCTGTTTTTGTACCTCAGGGATTATATCTCCGGGCATCTCATAGTTATAATAAGGAAAAAATTGTTCCAGATCCAATCCCGGAGGAATAATCACATAATCGGGTGCATCTGAATTGGCATACATCCCATAGAGTTTCTCTTTTTCATATTCCGTACTTGCCACAACCAGATCTGTATTGAGCATAATCTCTTCTTCATTTCTGATCCGGGTCTCTAGCGCAAATTCCTTGTCAGCTCTTTTTCGGGACCAGCCGTTTTCCAGAAGAAAGGAAAGTTTGTTATGTCCAAGGCTATGCCCTGCAAATACAAAAGGAATACCAAAGATGGATGCAATCTGCATGGACACATATCCGGCATCCGCATAATGGCCGTAAACCAAATCGGGAATCTTTTTCTGCTTGCTGATATAGGAGATTATTTTGTCGGTAAACTCATCAAGATGAGGCCACAACTTCTCTTTATGAAGATATTTTCCACTACCGCAGCCAAAGCGTACAATTCTGCTTTTATCATTTATTCTTTCAATTTCGCGGCTGTAATCGGCACTGACGGTCTTGTCGCGGATCAACCGTGTTGCTAGATCTATCCTGCTTATTTCAGGGTACGTTGAAATGTTTTTAACCAGATCAATGACATATCTGGTTTGTCCGCCAGTATCAGCATCCCTTCCGAATTCTATATTCTCACTTCGTATAAGTCCATGAATGTTTATGGTAAGTATATACATAATATTGATTTAAATTGTAGACTAACTGTGAGTTAATGTAAACCCCAGTTTAAAGGATGAAAAAAATGTACTCCAGTAAAGGATTTCAAAGCTCTGAACTTGGTGATGTGGATGTTCTATTTTATAGGGGGATGTATCACCTCTTTCACCTTGTTCTACCTAATCATGATTACATTGCCCATGCCGTCAGTTCGGATGGAATTTTATGGCGTAGGGTCAAAAATGCACTCTTTATTGGGGAACCCGGAGAGTGGGACGATGATATGCTCTGGACCATGCATGTCAGTCAGGATCCGGACCATGAAGGAATCTGGAGGATGTTTTATACCGGGATCGCCCGACGGGAAGGCGGCAGGATCCAGCGGATAGGACTGGCTCGGTCAAAGGATCTTTACAATTGGGAAAAAGATCAATCGGGGCAATATCCCCTGGCCATTACGGGTCCTGTTTATGAGCAAGACATGGAAGAGGGGCGTACCTGGATCAGTTGCAGAGATCCTTTTTTTTACAATGATGAGGCTGTCAGAATGCTCCTTGTCAGTGCCCGTGTCGCAGAAGGACCTATCATCAGACGTGGTTGTGTGGGTGTGGCTATAGAGGAAAAACCCGACCATTTTGTCTGGCAGAAGGAGCTTTTCTATCCCCGAATGTATGATGATGTTGAGGTTCCTGGTCTTTATAATATTAATGGAATTTACTACCTGATTGGAAACATCAAAGAAGATGTAAAAGTGCATTATTGGCACTCAGACAGTCTCTTTGGTGAATACGAGGCCAATACTGATAATGTTTTGCTTCCCAGGGGGAATTATGCAGGACGGATTACAAAGTCCGAAGGAAAATACTTATTGTGGAGTTTCTTTAATTCCGTCACAAAAGGATCATTGAGAAGAATACTTCCTCCTCCGGTTGAATTGACCGCCGACAGTCATGGGAAGCTTCATGTCTCATCCTATCCGGGATTTTCTGAAAAGATTGTCGGTCATGCTGTTTTTGAGGAATTACGACCCTTCCGGAAACTTTTAAAGAATCCAGCAGCGTCATGGGATCAGGATAATAATACTCTGGGGTCCAGAACTGGTTACGAAGTCTTTTATTCTTCGAAACCTGTTTACTCTGCAATTATTTCTGCAGAGATTGAAATTGGGGGACCAGGAAAGACTGGTATGGTTCTTCGGGGAGATGAAGAGGGAAACGGGTATTATATCAGCCTTGAATTGAAACATGGAATTGCTCAGGCTCGTATTTGGGGTATGAAGGACAATGATGATATAGAGCACCTTTTTCAATATGAAAATCTGCAGCGAAATCATTTCAGGGTCAACCCATCTAAGAAATATAGATTATCTGCGCTTTGTTTCGGTGGATACTTTGAATTATCTATCGATGGAGGGTTGGTTCTCCGTTTTGTTGATACAACTTATATGGAAAAATCCCATTGGGGCTTTTATGTGGAGAGTGCGGAAATGAAGATCCATGACCTCGAGGTTGATATTCTTGATGCACCCCAGGAAGAGGATCATGCTGTGATTTAAAGATTAGAATTGAAGAGTTCTATTCTCTATTAACTTAAGCAATACATTAATGTAGGAAAAAACCTATATCCATCCTTTAATACGAAATAATTGAGATCTCGATTGACAAATGTGATCTTCAATGTAAATAATAAATTCAATGAATGAATTAAAACATCAGGTGATGGTTCTTCCATTTTCATTCAAAAAACAATAGGAGTCTTTATATGAACAAATCTCAAACCAAGTTCGTTTTGATGGCGCTGGCCCTCTGTCTCGTTCTTAGTTCTGTAGTGTTTGCTGCGGGCAGCAAGGAGTCTGAGAATGATGGAATTGTTCTGTCTACTTATCTTCAAATTGATCCAGCAAACCCTCAACAGCAGGGCTATGTCGAAATGCAGGCTGCGTTTGAAGCAAGCAGACCAGATATTACCTTCAAACATGAGTATGCAACGGGAGAAGCTTTTCATCAAAAGTTTCAGGCTATGGTTGCTTCTAGAGAACTGCCAGATGTTTTCACGACTTATATCGGAAAAAGAACAGCTTATGTTACAGAGACCGGCAATGCTCTTGATCTGAATACATATCTTACGGATGATTTTAAGAAGCAGTTTAGTGATGCCACCTGGGAATCACAGGGCCCAAATGGAGAGATTTATACCATTGCTCCTTCAATGGCTGTGTGTCATGCCATGTATGTGAATACAGACCTTCTTAAAGAAATTGGATTAGAGATCCCCACAACTTATGAGGAACTCCTTGATCAGGTGCAACCCATCCGGGATGCTGGGTATTACCCCATCTCCATGGGGAATAAAGATCAATGGGTTGTGAATTCATGGCTTCTTAGTGCTTTTGTCGACAGAATGGGTGGCAAAACATGGTTCAATAAGGCTATGACAGGATCTGCAAGCTTTACTGATGCTCCTTTTGTAAAATCTTTGGAAATTATCAATGAGATGGTTCAAAAAAATGTATTCTCACCCGGAGTCAATCAGATGTCTAACACCGAAGCAGATCAGGAATTTTATCAGCAGAAATCAGTGTATCTGATTGATGCAGGTTGGAGAACTTCTGCTATGGTGACTACTCTTCCTCAGGAACAGCAAGATGCTATTGAAATGATCGTATTCCCAGCACTTCCCGGTGAAGTTCAATCTAATTCCAGTGCTGCAGTACTTTCTGAAGGTTTTGGTATTAATGCTAAGTTGGGTGGAACTCCGGAAGGTCAGGCTGCTTTTGATTTTATCGCTTACTATACTGGCGAAGAAGGTGCTTCTATTCGTCTAAAAAATGGTGAAATCCCAACATACAAATTGGATTATTCCGGATTAGATCTTCCCGGCCTTCAGCTGAAATATGCCGAGTTCCAACAGAATCATCCCATGGGTTATGTGATAGATGCCAAGATGGATGGGGAAGGTATGGGAATCTTAAATCCTGATATACAGGCCATGATGTTTGGTAATCTCACTCCCGATGAAGTAGCTTCTCGCTATGAAGCATGGGTTAAAGATAACGATTCTAATAGAGATAAATAAGGACTTATAGACAATGGTAGAAAGATCATACAAACGCTTCAGTTATTACCTTCTCTTACTGCCTGCATTGGTTCTCTATCTTTCTATCATTCTCTTTCCGATAGGGATGAGTGCAGTTCTTTCTCTTACCAAGTGGAAGAATTTCCAGATGGCAGGATTTATCGGGTTAGGCAATTATATTAAAATTTTTGCTGATCCTGGATTTCTCCGGGCTTTGTGGAATAATGCACAGATTATGCTGATCTCTGTGCTGGGGCAAATCCCTTTAGGGGTTGTCCTGGCATACGTCCTTTTCCGGAAGTTTGTGAGGGGAGTCAAATTTTATGAAATGATGATCTTTCTCCCCATAACAATCTCTTCCGTTGTTGTTGCTCTTCTCTGGAATAGAATCTTTTCACCAGTGGGAGTTTATACCTATTTCATGAAATTCATGACAGGGAATCCCGACTATATTTTGAAAATTTCAGAAAACCCCCATTTTGCCATGGTACCCATCCTCTTTGTGCTCTTATGGATGCATACCAGTCTGTACATGGTGATGTTTTTGGCAAATATGCAGCGTATTCCCAAATCGTCTCTAGAAGCTGCAAAACTGGATGGTGCCGGAGAATCGGTCATTCTCTGGAATATTGTTCTTCCTGCTTTATCCAATGTTATTTTTACAAGTTCAATATTCGCTATATCAGGAAGCCTGAAGAGTTTTGATTTGGTATTTGCCATGACCGGGGGCGGACCTGTCGATTATACAAATGTGATGTCTATATATCTGTATAAGCACACTTTTACCTATAATAATTATGGGTATGGTTCCGCTGTATCCCTTATAATCGTTTTTTTGAGCATAGGCCTCATTGCCCTTGGACGAGGTTTATATGGCCGATTCCAGAAAAAATTTGATTAGGAGCCTGAATGATGGATGATAATATTAATGAAATTCCCAGGGGATGGCAGATTTTTGCCCAAATGTTCCTGATACTATTCACACTGTTGACCTTGCTGCCTTTGGTTTGGATGTTTTACTCATCCTTTAAACTGCAGGGTGATATTATGCTGCATCCCATGTCTCTGCCTAAAGCGCCTACAGTTCAGAATTATATTCAAGCTTGGAAGATCGGACATATGGCTCAGTCTTTTATCAACAGCATTGTTTATTCCGGAATTGCAACCAGCCTGACTGTGTTCCTGGCTGTTGCTTCCTCTTTTGCATTAACTAAATTTGGATTTAAAAGCTCTAAAATATATTTTTCAATATTTACTTTGGGCTTGCTTATAACAGTTAATTCTGTAATTGCTCCACTTTTTTTTATGGAGACCAGAATCGGCTTATATAACACCCGTATTGGTGTGATTCTTCCCTATATCGCTTTTGGTCTGCCCATGGCTATTCTTCTGGCTTGTTCTTTTATAAAAGGCATACCCGATTCGCTTATAGAAGCTGCTATCATTGATGGAGCCAATTATCTCCAGATCTTTTGGAGGATCATTCTGGTCCTTTCCACTCCTGTTGTTGCAACTATCGCCATTCTGACATTCTTAAGAAATTGGAATGAGTTTGTGTTAGTTTTCATATTGACATCGGGTGAGCATATGAGGAGTCTTCCTGTGTCGATCAATTCATTTGCAGGTCGTCTTAATCAAGATTATGGTATGCAGTTTGCTGCTTTGACAATTGGAACGCTGCCTATGATTCTTTTCTATATTGGAGCACACAACATGATCATCAAAGGGTTCGGTGAGGGAGCCCTGAAGGAGTAGTCTATGGAATACAAATTAGAGGTTTGCCTCGATTCGGCCGAATCGGCCATCATTGCTGACAAAGCAGGAGCCGACAGGGTTGAGCTTTGTGAGAATCTTTTCGGTGGAGGGACCACTCCTAGCGCCGGAACTATTAAAATTGCCAGAGAATCGGTTTCTTTGGGGCTTCATGTTATCATCAGGCCGCGCCCCGGAGACTTTTGTTATTCGGAAACCGAGTTCAAAGTCATGTTGGAAGATATCAAATACTGTCGGAATATGGGAGTGGATGGCATTGTCATTGGTGTTTTAAAAGAAGACGGCACGGTAGATATGGAAAGAAATGCCGCTTTGATCCGTGAAGCCGGAACCATGAGTATCACTTTTCACCGCGCTTTTGATGTAACCGCAGATCCCTATAAAGCTCTTGAAGATATCATTCAGCTGGGGTGTCACCGGATACTTACATCCGGACAGGAGGCCTCTGTACTTGAGGGAGCTGATCTTATCCGTGATATTATTAAGAAAGCCGATGGCCGAATCATTATCATGCCCGGAGGCGATATTACAGAACGGAAATTACAAAAAATTGTTAACGAAACAGGTGCTTCAGAGTATCATATCTATCTTGATCAGGAAAAAGAAAGTGCTATGCGCTACTGTCCTGACCATGTGTATATGGGAGGACTGCTTAGAAAACCGGAGTTTATGAATAGTTTCACGAGTTCCGCCAGAGTCGGCTCAGCCCTCTCCACACTCAGCAGAAAATGATCCATATACAATAATAGGAGTACTCATTGAAAATTGTCGGGAACAGTCTCTTTCAAAAAGCAGCAAATTCGGCTCTGATACTGAACTTTCTGCGGATACATGAAACATGTTCCAGGCATAAAATGGCTAAAGAACTCGGGCTGCAGCCGTCAACTGTCAGTTATATTGTCGGCAGGATGATCAAGGCAGGGCTTGTAGAAGAGATTCATGTACCTCAGGCAAAAACGAAAGGGAGCGGCAGACGGCCTATACTTGTGCAGCTTATTCCTCAGTTTGGACAGGTCATCGGTCTTGATCTCCAGGTTGACTACTACTGTGCTGTCATCTGTGATGTTTCCGGGAGGGTTTTGAA of Oceanispirochaeta crateris contains these proteins:
- a CDS encoding HAD-IIB family hydrolase is translated as MYILTINIHGLIRSENIEFGRDADTGGQTRYVIDLVKNISTYPEISRIDLATRLIRDKTVSADYSREIERINDKSRIVRFGCGSGKYLHKEKLWPHLDEFTDKIISYISKQKKIPDLVYGHYADAGYVSMQIASIFGIPFVFAGHSLGHNKLSFLLENGWSRKRADKEFALETRIRNEEEIMLNTDLVVASTEYEKEKLYGMYANSDAPDYVIIPPGLDLEQFFPYYNYEMPGDIIPEVQKQAQHRISNEMKRFHFNSDKPLILSLCRPDARKNIDVLIDIYGRDKELQSMANLAIFAGIRGDINDMPEAEQQVLTDILLQMDKYDLYGKLAIPKNHDPSTEVPELYRIAALKKGVFVSASYLETFGLTFVEASAAGLPFVATNQGGPVDIVNNCESGVLVDISNPDEVGAKIKEILSDDELWTELSDKGINNTRAVYTWQHHCEKLIHEFNQLINKKANDIFKIDPSMLTIGKRLDAISHLLIVDIDDTLIGEKASLDLLIEYIKENKSWLGFGVATGRNIESALMILEAHGVPYPDIAITSVGTEIYYQGKLQDKGWITHIKKDWRPERVCQALEKNPYITVQKLPEAQREFKKSYDFDRSCDPAQAIPDIHAVLAARKLKYSLIFSHGSYVDILPYRAAKGKAIRYLSNKWKIPAERIMTAGNSGNDYDMLTGNLNGIVVANHESDLESLKRTSHIYFAQEPYAGGILEGMRHFLKKIKKEV
- a CDS encoding glycosyl hydrolase, which produces MYSSKGFQSSELGDVDVLFYRGMYHLFHLVLPNHDYIAHAVSSDGILWRRVKNALFIGEPGEWDDDMLWTMHVSQDPDHEGIWRMFYTGIARREGGRIQRIGLARSKDLYNWEKDQSGQYPLAITGPVYEQDMEEGRTWISCRDPFFYNDEAVRMLLVSARVAEGPIIRRGCVGVAIEEKPDHFVWQKELFYPRMYDDVEVPGLYNINGIYYLIGNIKEDVKVHYWHSDSLFGEYEANTDNVLLPRGNYAGRITKSEGKYLLWSFFNSVTKGSLRRILPPPVELTADSHGKLHVSSYPGFSEKIVGHAVFEELRPFRKLLKNPAASWDQDNNTLGSRTGYEVFYSSKPVYSAIISAEIEIGGPGKTGMVLRGDEEGNGYYISLELKHGIAQARIWGMKDNDDIEHLFQYENLQRNHFRVNPSKKYRLSALCFGGYFELSIDGGLVLRFVDTTYMEKSHWGFYVESAEMKIHDLEVDILDAPQEEDHAVI
- a CDS encoding ABC transporter substrate-binding protein; the encoded protein is MNKSQTKFVLMALALCLVLSSVVFAAGSKESENDGIVLSTYLQIDPANPQQQGYVEMQAAFEASRPDITFKHEYATGEAFHQKFQAMVASRELPDVFTTYIGKRTAYVTETGNALDLNTYLTDDFKKQFSDATWESQGPNGEIYTIAPSMAVCHAMYVNTDLLKEIGLEIPTTYEELLDQVQPIRDAGYYPISMGNKDQWVVNSWLLSAFVDRMGGKTWFNKAMTGSASFTDAPFVKSLEIINEMVQKNVFSPGVNQMSNTEADQEFYQQKSVYLIDAGWRTSAMVTTLPQEQQDAIEMIVFPALPGEVQSNSSAAVLSEGFGINAKLGGTPEGQAAFDFIAYYTGEEGASIRLKNGEIPTYKLDYSGLDLPGLQLKYAEFQQNHPMGYVIDAKMDGEGMGILNPDIQAMMFGNLTPDEVASRYEAWVKDNDSNRDK
- a CDS encoding carbohydrate ABC transporter permease produces the protein MVERSYKRFSYYLLLLPALVLYLSIILFPIGMSAVLSLTKWKNFQMAGFIGLGNYIKIFADPGFLRALWNNAQIMLISVLGQIPLGVVLAYVLFRKFVRGVKFYEMMIFLPITISSVVVALLWNRIFSPVGVYTYFMKFMTGNPDYILKISENPHFAMVPILFVLLWMHTSLYMVMFLANMQRIPKSSLEAAKLDGAGESVILWNIVLPALSNVIFTSSIFAISGSLKSFDLVFAMTGGGPVDYTNVMSIYLYKHTFTYNNYGYGSAVSLIIVFLSIGLIALGRGLYGRFQKKFD
- a CDS encoding carbohydrate ABC transporter permease, giving the protein MMDDNINEIPRGWQIFAQMFLILFTLLTLLPLVWMFYSSFKLQGDIMLHPMSLPKAPTVQNYIQAWKIGHMAQSFINSIVYSGIATSLTVFLAVASSFALTKFGFKSSKIYFSIFTLGLLITVNSVIAPLFFMETRIGLYNTRIGVILPYIAFGLPMAILLACSFIKGIPDSLIEAAIIDGANYLQIFWRIILVLSTPVVATIAILTFLRNWNEFVLVFILTSGEHMRSLPVSINSFAGRLNQDYGMQFAALTIGTLPMILFYIGAHNMIIKGFGEGALKE
- a CDS encoding copper homeostasis protein CutC, encoding MEYKLEVCLDSAESAIIADKAGADRVELCENLFGGGTTPSAGTIKIARESVSLGLHVIIRPRPGDFCYSETEFKVMLEDIKYCRNMGVDGIVIGVLKEDGTVDMERNAALIREAGTMSITFHRAFDVTADPYKALEDIIQLGCHRILTSGQEASVLEGADLIRDIIKKADGRIIIMPGGDITERKLQKIVNETGASEYHIYLDQEKESAMRYCPDHVYMGGLLRKPEFMNSFTSSARVGSALSTLSRK